The Urbifossiella limnaea genome has a window encoding:
- a CDS encoding zinc ribbon domain-containing protein yields MSVTSTLRECHRLRKHLKALQEEIDRGPRVLKAQQARLAAEEQAHKDHHETIKKLKLKQRDDEGTLKQTDARLVKLGQQLLGISVTKEYEAKQSEIRQATDLKNQLEETILATMTDLDARTAAIPAVEKQWADAQAEFKESQADAADRLARMQADQKESQAALAAAEAQLPANVKAIYDAQVRGRGPDAMAALKGKVCQGCRGSVTDQKIYELQSGGYVPCPNSACGRLLYPAE; encoded by the coding sequence ATGTCCGTCACCAGCACCCTCCGCGAGTGCCACCGCCTCCGCAAGCACCTCAAAGCGCTCCAGGAAGAGATCGACCGCGGCCCCCGCGTCCTCAAGGCCCAACAGGCGCGCCTCGCCGCCGAGGAGCAGGCCCACAAGGACCACCACGAGACGATCAAGAAGCTGAAGCTCAAGCAGCGCGACGACGAGGGCACCCTCAAGCAGACCGACGCCCGCCTCGTCAAGCTCGGGCAGCAGCTCCTCGGCATCTCCGTCACCAAGGAGTACGAGGCCAAGCAGTCCGAGATCCGCCAGGCGACCGACCTCAAGAACCAGCTCGAAGAGACGATCCTCGCCACGATGACCGACCTCGACGCGCGCACGGCCGCGATCCCGGCGGTCGAGAAGCAGTGGGCCGACGCGCAGGCGGAGTTCAAGGAGTCGCAGGCGGACGCGGCCGACCGGCTGGCGCGGATGCAGGCCGACCAGAAGGAGTCGCAGGCGGCGCTGGCCGCGGCCGAGGCGCAGCTGCCGGCGAACGTGAAGGCGATCTACGACGCGCAGGTCAGGGGCCGCGGCCCGGACGCGATGGCGGCGCTGAAGGGGAAGGTGTGCCAGGGCTGCCGCGGGTCGGTGACGGACCAGAAGATCTACGAGCTGCAGTCCGGCGGGTACGTGCCGTGCCCGAACTCCGCCTGCGGCCGGCTGCTGTACCCGGCCGAGTAA
- a CDS encoding ABC transporter permease subunit — protein sequence MTLILFQKLLRDSRTALIVVCVLLFLFSAMWVKITQRVTGEITPFFNIISRVARLPENAFRDVLFRGPGKVSQAVLGGGDVQFQEPDDFLAVGLMHPIVIILCSVWAVGRAAGAVAGEVDKGTMELLMSQPVPRSRLILAHLMVDAVAIPLLCLSLHAGTRAGLWLVGDFKPDYTAVREFLEKNGSPGMVALIPTDDRTITPDVSRQPLALVNTAALMFALSGLTMALSAAGRSRWKVVGYGVLAGVLMFAANVLGQLWDAAGWVRPFSAYFYYQPQKIMLRGGDWTADPFGVAGVPVVPVLLAAGALGYALALWVFTRRDLPAPL from the coding sequence ATGACGCTGATCCTGTTCCAAAAACTCCTCCGCGACAGCCGCACGGCCCTCATCGTGGTGTGCGTGCTGCTGTTCCTCTTCTCCGCCATGTGGGTGAAGATTACGCAGCGCGTCACGGGCGAGATCACCCCGTTCTTTAACATCATCTCCCGCGTCGCCCGGCTCCCCGAGAACGCCTTCCGCGACGTGCTGTTCCGCGGCCCCGGCAAGGTGTCGCAGGCCGTCCTGGGCGGCGGCGACGTGCAGTTCCAGGAGCCGGACGACTTCCTGGCCGTCGGCCTCATGCACCCCATCGTCATCATCCTGTGCTCGGTGTGGGCCGTCGGCCGGGCCGCGGGGGCCGTCGCCGGCGAGGTGGACAAGGGGACGATGGAGTTGCTGATGTCGCAGCCGGTGCCGCGGAGCCGGCTGATCCTCGCGCACCTGATGGTGGACGCCGTTGCGATCCCGCTCTTGTGCCTGAGCCTCCACGCCGGCACGCGCGCCGGCCTGTGGCTGGTGGGGGACTTCAAGCCCGACTACACCGCGGTGCGCGAGTTCCTGGAGAAGAACGGCTCGCCGGGAATGGTCGCGCTCATCCCGACCGACGACCGGACCATCACCCCGGACGTGTCGCGTCAGCCGCTCGCGCTGGTGAACACGGCGGCGCTGATGTTCGCGCTCAGCGGCCTGACGATGGCGCTCTCGGCCGCGGGCCGCAGCCGGTGGAAGGTGGTGGGGTACGGCGTGCTGGCCGGCGTGCTGATGTTCGCGGCGAACGTGCTCGGCCAGCTGTGGGACGCCGCCGGGTGGGTGCGGCCGTTCTCCGCGTACTTCTACTACCAGCCGCAAAAGATCATGCTGCGCGGGGGCGACTGGACGGCCGACCCGTTCGGCGTCGCGGGGGTGCCGGTGGTGCCGGTGCTGCTCGCGGCCGGGGCGCTGGGGTACGCGCTGGCGCTGTGGGTGTTCACGCGGCGGGATTTGCCCGCGCCGCTGTGA
- a CDS encoding ArsR/SmtB family transcription factor → MSPEVELSRANRPVPFPDAGAGNIPDRAVRDLSELFRGLGDRSRLHILCLLARHGELNVSRIGEEVGQSQPAVSHHLNQLKKAGLVEYRRDGKFNYYRLLPDGLAGLVATLFPVGAEPRLSLGSVDVVFRTG, encoded by the coding sequence ATGTCTCCCGAAGTCGAACTGTCGCGGGCGAATCGCCCGGTGCCGTTCCCGGACGCCGGCGCCGGCAACATCCCGGACCGCGCCGTCCGCGACCTGAGCGAGCTGTTCCGCGGCCTGGGCGACCGGTCGCGGCTGCACATCCTCTGCCTCCTGGCCCGGCACGGCGAGCTGAACGTCAGCCGCATCGGTGAGGAGGTCGGGCAGTCGCAGCCGGCGGTGAGCCACCACCTGAACCAACTCAAGAAGGCGGGGCTGGTGGAGTACCGCCGCGACGGCAAGTTCAACTACTACCGCCTACTGCCGGACGGGCTGGCCGGGCTGGTCGCCACGCTGTTCCCGGTCGGCGCCGAGCCGCGGCTGAGCCTCGGCAGCGTGGACGTGGTGTTCCGCACGGGGTGA
- a CDS encoding DNA repair helicase XPB codes for MQPKPKPAAFHAAPTFDPTNPFIVQGDRSVLVEVDNPRYAEARDALAPFAELEKSPEHIHTYRISNLSLWNAAAAGFTADQMVEVLARYTKFPIPANLPADIAETVSRYGRVRLERHGEGLRLVCADKPLLVELSRQKKVKEYLGDKLDDVSFAVEPAHRGVLKLALIAVGYPAEDLAGYAEGSALPMTLRDVATTGLPFHVRDYQRESADVFHAGGDARGGSGVIVLPCGAGKTIVGICAMALLQKNTLVLTTSITAVKQWRREILDKTTLTEDEVKEYTGETKEIGAVTVATYQILTYRPDKTEDFPHFGLFEQKDWGLIIYDEVHLLPAPVFRVTATIQARRRLGLTATLIREDGKEGEVFSLIGPKKYDVPWRELETKGWIASASCTEIRVALPDDATRMAYAVADHRAKYRIASENPAKDDVVAELLEQYHDQRVIVIGQYLAQLKQISQRFDLPLITGSTGNAEREDLYGRFRTGEVRHLVLSKVGNFAIDLPDANVLIQVSGTFGSRQEEAQRLGRILRPKGGGGGDAHFYTLVTRDTRELDFAHHRQMFLTEQGYAYEIRDEHEVLSRANRRDLAPEEPAA; via the coding sequence ATGCAGCCGAAGCCGAAGCCCGCCGCGTTCCACGCCGCCCCGACGTTCGACCCCACCAACCCGTTCATCGTCCAGGGCGACCGGTCCGTCCTGGTGGAGGTGGACAACCCCCGGTACGCCGAGGCCCGCGACGCCCTCGCGCCGTTCGCCGAGCTCGAGAAGAGCCCCGAACACATCCACACCTACCGCATCAGCAACCTGTCGCTGTGGAACGCCGCCGCCGCCGGGTTCACCGCCGACCAGATGGTCGAGGTGCTCGCCCGGTACACCAAGTTCCCGATCCCCGCCAACCTCCCCGCCGACATCGCCGAGACGGTGTCGCGCTACGGCCGCGTCCGCCTGGAACGCCACGGGGAGGGGCTGCGCCTGGTCTGCGCCGACAAGCCGCTGCTGGTCGAACTCAGCCGCCAGAAGAAGGTGAAGGAGTACCTCGGCGACAAGCTCGACGACGTGAGCTTCGCCGTCGAACCGGCCCACCGCGGGGTGCTTAAGCTGGCGCTGATCGCCGTCGGCTACCCGGCGGAAGACCTGGCCGGGTACGCCGAAGGGTCGGCGCTGCCGATGACGCTGCGCGACGTCGCCACGACCGGGCTGCCGTTCCACGTCCGCGACTACCAGCGCGAGTCGGCCGACGTGTTCCACGCCGGCGGCGACGCCCGCGGCGGCAGCGGCGTCATCGTCCTGCCGTGCGGCGCCGGCAAGACGATCGTCGGCATCTGCGCCATGGCCCTGCTGCAAAAGAACACCCTGGTGCTCACCACGAGCATCACCGCGGTGAAGCAGTGGCGGCGCGAGATCCTCGACAAGACGACGCTGACCGAGGACGAGGTCAAGGAGTACACCGGCGAGACGAAGGAGATCGGCGCGGTGACGGTGGCGACGTACCAGATTCTCACCTACCGCCCCGACAAGACCGAGGACTTCCCGCACTTCGGCCTGTTCGAGCAGAAGGACTGGGGCCTCATCATCTACGACGAGGTTCACCTCCTGCCGGCGCCGGTGTTCCGCGTCACGGCCACGATCCAGGCCCGCCGCCGCCTCGGCCTCACGGCCACGCTCATCCGCGAGGACGGCAAGGAGGGCGAGGTGTTCTCGCTGATCGGGCCGAAGAAGTACGACGTGCCGTGGCGCGAGCTCGAAACCAAGGGCTGGATTGCGTCGGCGAGCTGCACCGAGATCCGCGTGGCGCTGCCGGACGACGCCACCCGCATGGCGTACGCCGTGGCCGACCACCGGGCGAAGTACCGCATCGCCAGCGAGAACCCGGCCAAGGACGACGTGGTGGCCGAGCTGCTGGAGCAGTACCACGACCAGCGCGTCATCGTCATCGGGCAGTACCTGGCGCAGCTGAAGCAGATCAGCCAGCGGTTCGACCTGCCGCTCATCACCGGGAGCACCGGGAACGCCGAGCGCGAAGACCTGTACGGCCGCTTCCGCACGGGCGAGGTGCGGCACCTGGTGCTGAGCAAGGTCGGCAACTTCGCCATCGACCTGCCGGACGCGAACGTGCTGATCCAGGTGAGCGGCACGTTCGGCAGCCGGCAGGAGGAGGCGCAGCGGCTCGGGCGCATCCTGCGGCCGAAGGGCGGCGGCGGCGGCGACGCGCACTTCTACACGCTGGTGACGCGCGACACCCGCGAGCTGGACTTCGCCCACCACCGGCAGATGTTCCTGACCGAGCAGGGCTACGCCTACGAGATCCGCGACGAGCACGAGGTGCTCAGCCGGGCCAACCGCCGCGACCTGGCTCCGGAAGAGCCGGCGGCGTGA
- a CDS encoding ABC transporter ATP-binding protein: MPDPVLTAAGLTKDYGSFRALDDLNLTVAPGEVVGLLGPNGSGKSTALRIMLGFLRPTAGRATLAGFDCWNQGVQARRNVAYLPGELRLYETMTGRRLVRFLAGLRGDTPGPEVDALAKKLDIDVDRPLTHMSSGMKRKVALLTVLVPKVPLIILDEPTNTLDPTMRDELLDQLAAAKARGQAVLFSSHVLQEVEAVCDRVAVLRRGKLVHLQCMADLRGGRAVSATLTGPAPAAGPDGAALPTDAVADGRLSLTYRGPLPALLDWLARQPLTDLRVEPQGLGPIYRRYHG; this comes from the coding sequence ATGCCGGACCCCGTCCTCACCGCCGCCGGCCTCACCAAGGACTACGGCTCCTTCCGCGCGCTCGACGACCTGAACCTGACGGTCGCCCCCGGCGAGGTCGTCGGCCTCCTCGGCCCCAACGGCTCGGGCAAGAGCACGGCCCTGCGCATCATGCTCGGGTTCCTCCGCCCCACCGCCGGCCGCGCCACCCTCGCCGGGTTCGACTGCTGGAACCAGGGCGTCCAGGCGCGCCGGAACGTCGCGTACCTGCCGGGCGAACTGCGGCTGTACGAGACGATGACCGGCCGGCGGCTGGTGCGGTTCCTCGCCGGGCTGCGCGGCGACACGCCCGGCCCCGAGGTGGACGCGCTCGCCAAGAAGCTCGACATCGACGTCGACCGCCCGCTCACGCACATGAGCAGCGGCATGAAGCGGAAGGTGGCGCTGCTGACGGTGCTGGTGCCGAAGGTGCCGCTCATCATCCTCGACGAGCCGACGAACACCCTCGACCCGACGATGCGCGACGAGCTCCTCGACCAGCTGGCGGCGGCGAAGGCCCGCGGGCAGGCGGTGCTGTTCTCGTCGCACGTGCTGCAGGAGGTGGAGGCGGTGTGCGACCGCGTCGCCGTGCTGCGCCGCGGCAAGCTCGTTCACCTCCAGTGCATGGCCGACCTGCGCGGCGGGCGGGCCGTGTCCGCGACGCTCACCGGCCCCGCTCCGGCCGCCGGCCCCGACGGCGCGGCGCTGCCGACGGACGCGGTCGCCGACGGCCGGCTGAGCCTGACGTACCGCGGCCCGCTGCCGGCGCTGCTGGACTGGCTGGCGCGCCAGCCGCTGACCGACCTGCGCGTCGAGCCGCAGGGGCTCGGGCCGATCTACCGCCGGTATCACGGATGA
- a CDS encoding outer membrane protein assembly factor BamB family protein translates to MPARRIALALTLALTLPAVAADWPQFRGPAGDGVAAGFTAPAAWPKELKKGWTVPVGQGVATPALAGGKLYAFGWEDGQEVLRCLDAATGKVLWKEGYKTTPAGGPASGYPAARSSPAVADGKVVTFGVQGVLVCRDASTGKELWKKENTGRVPGFSASCSPLVAGGLCVVQVGGDGGGAVVAFDLATGAERWRWASDGTKYASPTVVDVGGLKAVVAETTGTVSAVGLTDGKMLWQAAFSSKYNASTPVTAGPVVMYGGSGKANTAMKLERKGDALEATKLWANDENPVQYGSPAVASGRLFNIAQDGTVFAIDTATGKTAWTGRPAAAGGTAAPQPGKGGKGGFGGKGGGGGYGSVVVAGSALFTLTPAGQLVVLDAAGAEYKELARYRVADGGTYAYPVVDGKHVFVRDRDSVTLWTIE, encoded by the coding sequence ATGCCCGCGCGTCGGATCGCACTCGCACTCACACTCGCACTCACACTCCCCGCCGTCGCCGCCGACTGGCCGCAGTTCCGCGGCCCCGCCGGCGACGGCGTCGCCGCCGGCTTCACCGCCCCGGCCGCGTGGCCGAAGGAGCTCAAGAAGGGCTGGACCGTGCCCGTCGGCCAGGGCGTCGCTACCCCGGCGCTGGCCGGCGGCAAGCTGTACGCCTTCGGCTGGGAAGACGGCCAGGAGGTGCTCCGCTGCCTCGACGCCGCCACCGGCAAGGTGCTGTGGAAGGAGGGCTACAAGACCACCCCCGCGGGCGGCCCGGCGAGCGGGTACCCGGCGGCGCGGTCGTCGCCGGCCGTGGCCGACGGCAAGGTCGTCACGTTCGGCGTGCAGGGCGTCCTGGTGTGCCGCGACGCCTCCACCGGGAAGGAATTGTGGAAGAAGGAGAACACCGGCCGCGTACCCGGGTTCAGCGCGTCGTGCTCGCCGCTGGTCGCCGGCGGGCTGTGCGTCGTGCAGGTCGGCGGCGACGGCGGCGGGGCGGTGGTCGCGTTCGACCTGGCCACCGGCGCCGAGCGCTGGCGGTGGGCGTCCGACGGCACCAAGTACGCCTCGCCCACGGTGGTGGACGTCGGCGGCCTGAAGGCGGTCGTGGCCGAGACGACGGGCACCGTGTCGGCGGTGGGCCTGACCGACGGCAAGATGCTGTGGCAGGCGGCGTTCAGCAGCAAGTATAACGCCTCGACGCCGGTGACGGCCGGGCCGGTGGTGATGTACGGCGGCAGCGGCAAGGCCAACACCGCGATGAAGCTCGAACGCAAGGGCGACGCGCTGGAGGCGACGAAGCTGTGGGCCAACGACGAGAACCCGGTGCAGTACGGCAGCCCGGCGGTGGCGAGCGGCCGGCTGTTCAACATCGCCCAGGACGGCACCGTCTTCGCCATCGACACCGCGACCGGCAAGACGGCGTGGACGGGCCGGCCGGCGGCCGCGGGCGGCACGGCGGCGCCGCAGCCGGGCAAGGGCGGGAAGGGCGGCTTCGGCGGCAAGGGCGGCGGCGGCGGCTACGGGTCGGTGGTGGTGGCGGGCTCGGCGCTGTTCACGCTGACGCCGGCGGGCCAGCTGGTGGTGCTGGACGCGGCCGGGGCCGAGTACAAGGAGCTGGCCAGGTACCGCGTCGCCGACGGCGGCACGTACGCGTACCCGGTGGTGGACGGCAAGCACGTCTTCGTCCGCGACCGCGACAGTGTGACGCTGTGGACGATCGAGTAG
- the rpoD gene encoding RNA polymerase sigma factor RpoD — MDWKADETLLALIKRGKESGSLTFDEVNQALPELSEPERLAEVQELLEQYGISLIDEADTEEADENPAAVTAELLAEAELAPAFEDSDGDGRHIDDPVRMYLTQMGEIPLLTRDKEIALARKIEVTRRRFRRKVLECDYAMRQVVETLKRVMSGDLPFDRTIKVSQTENLEKDKILQRMPHNLRTLEPLMEHNVEDFQRMTDDRTESAEREGLRERLRLRRRKTVTLVEELSIRTQKVQPLMKKMEQIGGRMTELEEGVTALRGNRAAREEKANLEKELQDLQLITLEEPASLRKRVAVMKQRFLEYEQAKRELSGGNLRLVVSIAKKYRNRGLSFLDLIQEGNTGLMRAVDKYEHRRGFKFSTYATWWIRQAITRAIADQARTIRIPVHMIETMSRLRNVSKALLQQLGREPTIEETAKAANITYEECKRVLKISRQPISLDRPVGESEDSYFGDFIEDDSVESPVSAAANEMLKDKIEGVLKTLTYREREIIKLRYGLGDGYTYTLEEVGRIFKVTRERVRQIEAKAVRKLQHPVRSRQLEGFLDAARQRG, encoded by the coding sequence ATGGACTGGAAAGCGGACGAGACGCTCCTGGCGCTCATCAAGCGCGGCAAGGAGTCCGGCTCGCTCACCTTCGACGAGGTGAACCAGGCGCTGCCGGAACTCTCGGAGCCCGAGCGGCTCGCCGAGGTCCAGGAGCTCCTCGAGCAGTACGGCATCAGCCTCATCGACGAGGCCGACACCGAGGAGGCCGACGAGAACCCGGCCGCCGTCACCGCCGAGCTGCTGGCCGAGGCCGAGCTCGCCCCCGCCTTCGAGGACTCCGACGGCGACGGCCGCCACATCGACGACCCCGTCCGCATGTACCTCACCCAGATGGGTGAGATTCCCCTGCTGACCCGCGACAAGGAAATCGCCCTCGCCCGCAAGATCGAGGTGACCCGCCGCCGCTTCCGCCGCAAGGTGCTGGAGTGCGACTACGCCATGCGGCAGGTGGTCGAGACGCTCAAGCGCGTCATGTCCGGCGACCTGCCGTTCGACCGCACCATCAAGGTGAGCCAGACCGAGAACCTGGAGAAGGACAAGATCCTCCAGCGGATGCCGCACAACCTGCGGACGCTGGAGCCGCTGATGGAGCACAACGTCGAGGACTTCCAGCGGATGACCGACGACCGCACCGAGAGTGCGGAGCGCGAGGGGCTGCGCGAGCGGCTGCGGCTGCGGCGGCGGAAGACCGTCACGCTCGTCGAGGAGCTGTCGATCCGGACGCAGAAGGTCCAGCCGCTGATGAAGAAAATGGAGCAGATCGGCGGGCGGATGACGGAGCTGGAGGAGGGCGTGACGGCGCTGCGCGGCAACCGCGCCGCCCGCGAGGAGAAGGCCAACCTGGAGAAGGAGCTGCAAGACTTGCAGCTCATCACCCTGGAGGAGCCGGCGAGCCTGCGGAAGCGCGTGGCCGTGATGAAGCAGCGGTTCCTGGAGTACGAGCAGGCGAAGCGTGAACTGTCGGGCGGCAACCTGCGGCTGGTCGTGAGCATCGCCAAGAAGTACCGCAACCGCGGGCTGTCGTTCCTCGACCTGATCCAGGAAGGCAACACGGGCCTGATGCGGGCGGTGGACAAGTACGAGCACCGCCGCGGCTTCAAGTTCAGCACGTACGCCACGTGGTGGATCCGGCAGGCGATCACGCGGGCGATCGCCGACCAGGCGCGGACGATCCGCATTCCCGTCCACATGATCGAGACGATGTCGCGGCTGCGGAACGTGTCGAAGGCGCTGCTGCAGCAGCTCGGCCGCGAGCCGACGATCGAGGAGACGGCGAAGGCGGCGAACATCACGTACGAGGAGTGCAAGCGGGTCCTGAAGATCAGCCGGCAGCCGATCAGCCTGGACCGGCCGGTGGGGGAGAGCGAGGACTCGTACTTCGGCGACTTCATCGAGGACGACTCGGTGGAGAGCCCGGTGAGCGCCGCGGCGAACGAGATGCTGAAGGACAAGATCGAGGGCGTGCTGAAGACGCTGACGTACCGCGAGCGCGAGATCATCAAGCTCCGCTACGGTCTGGGCGACGGCTACACGTACACCCTCGAAGAGGTCGGCCGCATCTTCAAGGTGACGCGGGAGCGGGTGCGCCAGATCGAGGCGAAGGCGGTGCGGAAGCTCCAGCACCCGGTGCGCAGCCGGCAGTTGGAAGGCTTCCTCGACGCGGCCCGCCAGCGGGGCTGA
- the hemG gene encoding protoporphyrinogen oxidase, translating into MPHVVVVGGGLTGLATAYRLRADGVAVTLLESRANPGGNIGTVDDGGFRIELGPNGFLDRTPHLPRLCRDVGLADRLIPASEAARKNRYLFLNDRLRKLPGGPLGLLASPLLSPRGKWQLFTEPFRKAAPPPGDESIAAFVTRRAGKEAADLFADALVTGIQAGDPERLSAAAAFPRLPAMERQHGSIVKGFLRAGKARKVATLARGEPAPGPMRMWSFREGLQVLTDTLADALGPAVYCGVTVRSVYPSVGGWTVYSEAGDTWAADAVVLAAPAYEQAAILAELDDALAAELDAIPYNRVAVVAVGYRETDCPAAPAGFGYIAPQRTRRDVLGVQWCSSIFPDRARAGCVLWRALCGGVNRDDLFDLSDNELVRRVHAELKLAMGVTGEPVFVKVVRWPRAIPQYVLGHLDRVARIDAAAARHPGLFLTGNALRGIAMGDCAEQGEVVSAAVGRFLASSGV; encoded by the coding sequence ATGCCCCATGTTGTTGTCGTCGGCGGCGGCCTCACCGGCCTGGCAACCGCGTACCGCCTCCGGGCCGACGGCGTCGCCGTCACCCTGCTCGAATCGCGCGCCAACCCGGGCGGCAACATCGGCACGGTGGACGACGGCGGTTTCCGCATCGAGCTGGGTCCGAACGGGTTCCTCGACCGCACCCCGCACCTGCCGCGCCTGTGCCGCGACGTCGGCCTCGCCGACCGCCTTATCCCCGCGTCCGAGGCCGCCCGCAAGAACCGCTACCTGTTCCTGAACGACCGCCTGCGGAAGCTCCCCGGCGGGCCGCTCGGCCTGCTCGCGTCGCCGCTCCTGAGCCCCCGCGGCAAGTGGCAGCTCTTCACCGAGCCGTTCCGCAAGGCCGCCCCGCCGCCGGGGGACGAGTCGATCGCCGCGTTCGTGACGCGCCGGGCCGGGAAGGAGGCCGCCGACCTGTTCGCCGACGCGCTCGTCACCGGCATCCAGGCCGGCGACCCGGAGCGGCTCAGCGCCGCGGCCGCGTTCCCGCGCCTGCCGGCGATGGAGCGCCAGCACGGCAGCATCGTGAAGGGGTTTCTCCGCGCCGGGAAGGCGCGGAAGGTCGCGACCCTGGCCCGCGGCGAGCCGGCGCCCGGCCCGATGCGGATGTGGTCGTTCCGCGAGGGGCTGCAGGTGCTCACCGACACCCTCGCCGACGCCCTCGGCCCGGCCGTGTACTGCGGCGTGACGGTGCGCTCGGTGTACCCATCGGTCGGCGGCTGGACCGTGTACAGCGAGGCGGGCGACACCTGGGCCGCGGACGCCGTCGTGCTCGCCGCCCCGGCGTACGAGCAGGCCGCGATTCTGGCCGAGCTGGACGACGCGCTGGCGGCGGAGCTGGACGCGATCCCGTACAACCGGGTGGCGGTGGTGGCGGTCGGCTACCGCGAGACGGACTGCCCGGCGGCGCCGGCCGGGTTCGGCTACATCGCCCCGCAGCGGACGCGCCGCGACGTGCTCGGCGTGCAGTGGTGTTCGAGCATCTTCCCCGACCGCGCCCGCGCCGGGTGCGTGCTGTGGCGGGCGCTGTGCGGCGGCGTGAACCGCGACGACCTGTTCGACCTGTCGGACAACGAGCTGGTGCGGCGCGTCCACGCCGAGTTGAAGCTGGCGATGGGGGTGACGGGCGAGCCGGTGTTCGTGAAGGTGGTGCGCTGGCCGCGGGCGATCCCGCAGTACGTACTCGGCCACCTCGACCGCGTGGCCCGCATCGACGCGGCCGCGGCCCGGCACCCGGGGCTGTTCCTGACGGGGAACGCCCTGCGCGGCATCGCCATGGGCGACTGCGCCGAGCAGGGCGAGGTGGTGTCCGCGGCGGTGGGGCGGTTCCTGGCGAGCAGCGGGGTGTGA
- the pstS gene encoding phosphate ABC transporter substrate-binding protein PstS, translating into MFRRILPVAVLIAAGCGKTAPPEEPRAAAGGEFAKLAKADVNAEGATFVEPIMKVWTNEFQALTGDNVKVNYQGKGSGAGISQMTKRLAAFGCSDAPMNAKQLEEARKTGGDVIHVPLVIGAVVPMYNLPGVAQPVTFTGPLLVEIFTGKVKRWDDPKVKAVNPGVALPALDIQPVYRSDPSGTSFIFSDYLSKVDATFKNTVGASTAPNWPKEIGIRQGKSDGVAGHVERTAGAIGYIELTYALDQKATFGSVRNAAGKDVRADLASITAAAAASLDVKQTEPPYSLHELTYNLTNAPGEASYPIAGMSFAVVYQKPELGDAAAQARAKAVVAFLKWAVGDDGQKLAGQRNYAPLPPALRARAAERLSSVVCE; encoded by the coding sequence ATGTTCCGCCGCATTCTCCCCGTTGCCGTTCTGATCGCCGCCGGCTGCGGCAAGACCGCCCCGCCCGAGGAGCCGCGCGCGGCCGCCGGCGGCGAGTTCGCCAAGCTGGCCAAGGCCGACGTGAACGCCGAGGGGGCCACGTTCGTCGAGCCGATCATGAAGGTGTGGACCAACGAGTTCCAGGCGCTCACCGGCGACAACGTGAAGGTCAACTACCAGGGGAAGGGCTCCGGCGCCGGCATCAGCCAGATGACGAAGCGGCTCGCGGCGTTCGGCTGCTCCGACGCCCCGATGAACGCCAAGCAGCTGGAGGAGGCCCGGAAGACCGGCGGCGACGTGATCCACGTCCCGCTCGTCATCGGCGCCGTGGTGCCGATGTACAACCTCCCCGGCGTGGCGCAGCCGGTGACGTTCACCGGCCCGCTGCTGGTCGAGATCTTCACCGGCAAGGTGAAGCGGTGGGACGACCCGAAAGTGAAGGCGGTCAACCCCGGCGTCGCGCTGCCGGCGCTGGACATCCAGCCGGTGTACCGCAGCGACCCGAGCGGCACGTCGTTCATCTTCTCCGACTACCTCTCGAAGGTGGACGCGACCTTCAAGAACACCGTCGGCGCCAGCACGGCCCCGAACTGGCCGAAGGAGATCGGCATCCGCCAGGGGAAGAGCGACGGCGTGGCCGGGCACGTGGAGCGCACCGCGGGGGCCATCGGGTACATCGAGCTGACCTACGCGCTGGACCAGAAGGCGACGTTCGGGTCGGTCCGCAACGCGGCCGGGAAGGACGTGCGGGCCGACCTGGCGAGCATCACCGCGGCCGCGGCGGCGAGCCTGGACGTGAAGCAGACCGAGCCGCCGTACTCGCTCCACGAGCTGACCTACAACCTGACGAACGCCCCCGGCGAGGCGTCGTACCCGATCGCGGGGATGAGCTTCGCGGTGGTGTACCAGAAGCCGGAGCTCGGCGACGCCGCCGCGCAGGCGCGGGCGAAGGCGGTGGTGGCGTTCCTGAAGTGGGCGGTCGGCGACGACGGGCAGAAGCTGGCCGGCCAGCGGAACTACGCGCCGCTGCCGCCGGCGCTGCGGGCGCGGGCGGCGGAACGGCTATCGTCCGTCGTGTGCGAGTAG
- a CDS encoding 3'-5' exonuclease, which yields MPALPDPTAPFVAIDFETADHGPDSACAVGLVRVEGLEVVRREVALIRPPRSYVRFTHIHGLTWEALKDAPPFADVWPTLAPVLDGAAALVAHNASFDRRVLLACCAAAGLPAPAAPFVCTVHVARRTWKLRPNDLPSVCRRLGIGLTHHDAGSDAEACARILIAALANGRSPGPQTPAIF from the coding sequence ATGCCCGCGCTCCCCGACCCGACGGCGCCGTTCGTCGCCATCGACTTCGAGACCGCCGACCACGGCCCCGACAGCGCCTGCGCCGTGGGGCTGGTCCGCGTCGAGGGGTTGGAGGTCGTCCGCCGTGAGGTGGCGCTCATCCGCCCGCCGCGGAGCTACGTGCGCTTCACCCACATCCACGGCCTGACGTGGGAGGCACTCAAGGACGCCCCGCCGTTCGCCGACGTGTGGCCGACGCTGGCGCCGGTCCTGGACGGCGCCGCGGCGCTGGTGGCGCACAACGCGTCGTTCGACCGGCGGGTCCTGCTGGCGTGCTGCGCCGCGGCGGGGCTGCCGGCCCCGGCGGCGCCGTTCGTGTGTACCGTCCACGTGGCCCGGCGGACGTGGAAGCTGCGGCCGAACGACCTGCCGAGCGTGTGCCGCCGGCTCGGCATCGGCCTGACGCACCACGACGCCGGCTCCGACGCCGAGGCGTGCGCCCGCATCCTCATCGCGGCGCTGGCCAACGGGCGATCGCCCGGGCCGCAAACTCCGGCTATCTTCTGA